One Rhinopithecus roxellana isolate Shanxi Qingling chromosome 7, ASM756505v1, whole genome shotgun sequence DNA segment encodes these proteins:
- the LOC115898660 gene encoding uncharacterized protein LOC115898660 translates to MGGGGLRRGPEGELGEGRKRKSSARVVEKKSPAVESHSRSRSPLVPCPRKRGLQGLGVLRNWTTRLGRALDQFVRHSRGRGRDTTERSGGKSKFGQRSVGGPRLTRASTGFLGGGSSAKLLRI, encoded by the exons atggggggggggggtctccgTAGAGGCCCCGAGGGAGAGTTGGgcgagggaaggaagagaaaatcttCAGCGAGGGTAGTCGAAAAGAAGAGCCCTGCGGTAGAAAGCCACTCTAGGAGTAGGAG CCCACTGGTCCCGTGTCCGAGAAAACGTGGTCTCCAGGGTCTAGGAGTCCTAAGGAACTGGACTACTAGGCTAGGCCGGGCGCTCGACCAATTTGTTCGCCACTCTCGGGGCAGGGGAAGAGATACGACCGAGCGAAGTGGAGGGAAATCGAAATTTGGGCAAAGGAGTGTGGGGGGACCCCGCCTCACCCGCGCATCCACTGGCTTCCTGGGCGGGGGCAGCAGCGCAAAATTGTTGAGAATTTAG